In Geotalea uraniireducens, one genomic interval encodes:
- a CDS encoding 1-deoxy-D-xylulose-5-phosphate reductoisomerase, with protein MTKKLTILGSTGSIGVSTLEIVAAHRDRFQVVALTAGNNLDLLCRQVALFQPRIVSVLTDDLAQKLERMLEGPKPEIHYGVEGMIAAATAAETEMVVAAIVGAAGLVPTVAAIRAGKDIALANKETLVTAGRLVVELVKQHGVELYPVDSEHSAVFQSLEGQSRKDVKRIILTASGGPFLNRPLEELAHVSVADALNHPNWSMGQKITIDSATMMNKGLEVIEARWLFDVPAEQIAVNIHPQSIIHSMVEYADGCVMAQLGVPDMKAPIAYALTYPERVATGVKPLDLTALSGLTFHQPDYRRFPALQLAYRALAAGESMPAVMNAANEVAVEAFLKGKIGFTEISSYIEKTMDAHEPRAFTTIEDVLSVDLWARAKGREVMGLS; from the coding sequence ATGACAAAAAAATTAACTATTCTCGGATCCACCGGTTCAATCGGGGTAAGTACGCTTGAAATTGTCGCCGCCCATCGCGACCGTTTTCAGGTAGTTGCGCTTACCGCTGGAAATAATCTCGATTTGCTTTGTCGGCAGGTGGCGCTATTTCAGCCGCGCATCGTGAGCGTGCTGACGGACGACCTGGCCCAAAAGCTCGAGCGGATGCTTGAGGGCCCAAAACCGGAGATTCATTACGGTGTCGAAGGGATGATTGCCGCCGCCACTGCCGCAGAGACGGAGATGGTGGTTGCCGCGATTGTTGGGGCGGCCGGCCTCGTCCCTACGGTTGCGGCAATCCGTGCCGGTAAGGATATTGCTCTGGCAAACAAGGAGACCCTAGTCACTGCCGGTCGTCTGGTAGTGGAGCTGGTCAAGCAGCACGGGGTCGAGCTGTATCCGGTTGACAGCGAGCATAGCGCGGTTTTCCAATCACTGGAGGGACAGAGTCGCAAAGATGTCAAGCGGATCATCCTGACTGCTTCGGGCGGACCGTTTCTGAATCGTCCTCTGGAAGAGCTGGCGCATGTTTCGGTGGCCGATGCTCTGAATCATCCAAACTGGAGTATGGGGCAGAAAATTACCATTGATTCGGCAACCATGATGAATAAGGGACTTGAGGTTATTGAAGCCCGCTGGCTTTTCGATGTGCCTGCAGAACAGATCGCTGTCAATATCCATCCCCAGAGCATCATCCATTCGATGGTTGAATATGCCGACGGTTGCGTTATGGCCCAGCTTGGCGTCCCAGATATGAAGGCACCCATTGCCTACGCCCTGACCTATCCCGAACGGGTTGCCACCGGTGTCAAGCCACTCGATCTGACGGCTCTTTCGGGACTGACATTCCACCAGCCCGACTACCGGCGCTTCCCTGCGTTGCAGCTGGCTTATCGGGCGCTTGCCGCCGGCGAAAGCATGCCGGCGGTGATGAATGCTGCCAATGAAGTGGCCGTCGAAGCATTCCTCAAGGGAAAAATTGGTTTCACCGAGATATCATCCTACATCGAAAAAACCATGGATGCCCATGAGCCTCGTGCTTTTACCACAATCGAAGACGTGCTGTCGGTCGATCTGTGGGCACGGGCCAAGGGGCGCGAAGTGATGGGGCTTTCCTAG
- a CDS encoding phosphatidate cytidylyltransferase yields the protein MILLILKGSHFLFVCFVALLCLLGLGEFYRMALPDRKIDGVMAALFGAMIPLILAGPGFPHWVSLPPDRLSPVTFFLTAFLLLFGIRILFSIRDIKASAAEAALLVMGILYVPILLVHLVWLHGLPDGVKWIFLLLIIVMSGDTAAFYTGSNLGKRKLYPIVSPNKSVEGAIGGLLGSLAGTLIARATFFPQLAIVDCIVTALVAGAFGQVGDLFESLLKRSFGVKDSGVIVPGHGGILDRLDSILFAAPVIYYYALFVVTERLG from the coding sequence CTGATTCTCCTTATTCTGAAGGGGAGTCATTTCCTGTTCGTCTGCTTCGTCGCGCTTCTCTGTCTGCTCGGTCTTGGCGAGTTTTATCGGATGGCTCTGCCGGACCGAAAGATTGATGGGGTTATGGCGGCACTGTTCGGTGCCATGATCCCCCTTATCCTCGCCGGTCCGGGATTTCCCCATTGGGTGTCACTGCCTCCCGATCGCCTGTCGCCCGTCACATTTTTCCTTACTGCGTTCCTGCTGCTCTTTGGTATCCGCATTCTGTTCAGCATCCGCGACATTAAGGCCTCAGCCGCCGAAGCAGCGCTTTTGGTAATGGGTATACTGTACGTACCAATACTGCTGGTTCATCTGGTGTGGCTCCATGGTTTGCCGGATGGCGTCAAATGGATTTTCCTGCTCCTCATTATTGTTATGTCCGGCGATACTGCCGCCTTCTATACCGGCTCCAATCTGGGGAAGCGGAAGCTCTATCCGATCGTCAGCCCCAATAAGAGCGTCGAAGGGGCAATCGGCGGTCTGCTGGGAAGTCTTGCCGGCACCTTGATTGCCAGGGCCACCTTTTTCCCGCAGCTTGCCATTGTCGATTGCATCGTGACGGCTCTGGTTGCCGGGGCTTTCGGTCAGGTTGGAGACCTGTTCGAGTCGCTGCTGAAGAGAAGCTTTGGTGTGAAGGATTCCGGGGTGATCGTTCCCGGCCACGGCGGAATTCTCGACCGTCTCGACAGCATTCTGTTTGCCGCGCCGGTCATCTACTATTATGCGCTTTTCGTCGTTACTGAACGTTTGGGGTAG
- a CDS encoding isoprenyl transferase, giving the protein MHGLKTDKLPQHLAIIMDGNGRWAQERMLKRIIGHQKGVETVRVIVEECSRLGIKYLTLFAFSAENWLRPKTEVKALMSLLKKYISFETTRMIADNIRFNVIGDRDELPPDVNAAVQQAIDRTAGNDGMVLTLALSYGSRQEIVRAAARLAGDIAAGTVAADRLDENLFSSYLFTGDMPDPDFLIRTSGEMRISNFLLWQLAYTELYFSDANWPEFTAAELHKALKVYQARERRFGRTSDQVNKRS; this is encoded by the coding sequence ATGCACGGGCTCAAAACTGACAAGTTGCCACAGCATCTGGCCATTATCATGGATGGCAATGGCCGCTGGGCACAGGAGCGGATGCTCAAGCGGATTATCGGGCATCAAAAGGGCGTAGAGACGGTAAGGGTCATTGTCGAGGAGTGTTCCCGACTTGGAATCAAATATCTGACGCTGTTTGCCTTTTCCGCGGAAAACTGGCTGAGGCCGAAGACGGAAGTCAAGGCGCTCATGTCATTGTTGAAGAAATACATTTCATTCGAAACCACTCGGATGATTGCCGACAATATCAGGTTCAACGTTATTGGCGACCGGGATGAGCTTCCCCCTGATGTCAACGCCGCCGTGCAGCAGGCTATCGACCGTACGGCGGGCAATGATGGCATGGTGCTGACCCTGGCGCTATCCTATGGCTCCCGGCAGGAGATCGTCAGGGCGGCGGCACGATTGGCCGGGGATATCGCTGCCGGAACCGTGGCGGCTGACCGCCTCGATGAGAACCTATTCTCTTCGTATCTTTTTACCGGAGATATGCCGGATCCCGATTTTCTCATCAGGACCAGCGGCGAGATGAGAATCAGCAATTTTCTCCTCTGGCAGTTGGCTTATACGGAGCTTTACTTTTCTGATGCAAACTGGCCGGAGTTTACTGCCGCGGAATTGCATAAGGCCTTGAAGGTCTACCAGGCGCGTGAGCGCCGTTTCGGGCGGACCAGCGATCAAGTCAATAAGAGGAGCTGA
- the ilvD gene encoding dihydroxy-acid dehydratase, with translation MRSDTIKKGLERTPHRALIKGTGVPDSALEKPFIGVATSFTDLIPGHVGMRDLERFIEKGVHSGGGYAFFFGIPGVCDGIAMGHKGMHYSLPTRELIADMVESVAEAHRLDGLVLLTNCDKITPGMLMAAARLDIPAIVVTAGPMMAGRGDAGRRFSFVTDTFEAMARYKAGVIDDKELKVCEDNACPGMGSCQGLFTANTMAILTETLGMSLPRCGTALAVSALKRRIAFASGERIVDLVKNNVTPRQILTRDAFENAIRVDLALGGSSNTVLHLLAIAREAGVELPLETFDLLAKETPQLASMNPAGEYFMEDLDAAGGVLGVLKQLDGLIKDSPTVLGLSTKELISTVERVDDRVIHPLTDPVKKEGGIAVLFGNLAPKGAVVKQSGVSQAMMKFEGNARCFDSEETAMSALMGGKIVAGDVVVIRYEGPKGGPGMREMLAPTATLMGLGLGDSVALVTDGRFSGGTRGPCIGHVSPEAAEGGPIALVEEGDRILLDIPSRRLELLVDDAVLLERKKRWSPPEPKIKTGWLARYAKVVTSAYTGAVTTAD, from the coding sequence ATGCGGAGCGATACAATCAAGAAAGGACTGGAAAGAACTCCCCACCGGGCTCTGATCAAGGGGACGGGGGTTCCCGACAGTGCACTGGAAAAGCCCTTTATCGGGGTCGCGACCAGTTTTACCGATCTGATCCCCGGCCACGTCGGGATGCGAGATCTTGAGCGTTTTATCGAAAAAGGGGTCCATTCCGGCGGCGGTTACGCGTTTTTCTTCGGTATTCCCGGCGTGTGTGACGGTATTGCGATGGGGCATAAGGGGATGCATTATTCCCTGCCGACACGGGAATTGATCGCCGACATGGTCGAATCGGTCGCTGAGGCGCATCGGCTCGATGGATTGGTGCTCCTGACCAACTGCGATAAGATTACTCCCGGGATGCTGATGGCGGCGGCCCGGCTTGACATTCCCGCCATCGTCGTGACGGCAGGCCCCATGATGGCCGGCCGCGGCGATGCCGGCCGGCGCTTCTCCTTTGTTACCGATACATTTGAGGCGATGGCCCGTTACAAGGCTGGGGTCATTGATGATAAAGAGCTGAAGGTTTGCGAAGATAATGCCTGCCCCGGAATGGGGTCTTGCCAGGGGCTCTTCACCGCTAACACGATGGCTATCCTGACGGAAACTCTTGGGATGAGTCTGCCACGTTGTGGTACTGCCTTGGCCGTGTCGGCCCTGAAAAGGCGGATCGCTTTTGCCTCGGGCGAGCGGATCGTGGATCTGGTAAAGAATAACGTTACGCCGCGACAAATCCTCACCCGAGATGCATTTGAAAACGCGATCCGGGTTGACCTGGCTCTCGGTGGTTCATCGAATACGGTTCTGCATCTGTTGGCTATCGCCCGCGAAGCCGGGGTCGAACTGCCGCTCGAAACCTTTGATCTGCTGGCAAAGGAGACGCCGCAGCTTGCGTCCATGAACCCGGCCGGCGAGTATTTTATGGAAGACCTCGACGCTGCTGGTGGGGTCCTCGGGGTGTTGAAGCAGCTTGACGGTTTGATCAAGGACAGTCCGACGGTGCTGGGCCTGTCGACGAAAGAGCTCATTTCGACGGTCGAAAGGGTGGATGACCGGGTCATCCATCCCCTGACCGACCCGGTTAAAAAAGAAGGGGGCATCGCGGTCCTTTTCGGCAATCTGGCGCCGAAAGGTGCGGTTGTCAAACAGTCCGGTGTCTCACAGGCCATGATGAAATTCGAAGGGAACGCCCGCTGTTTCGATTCTGAAGAGACGGCGATGAGTGCCCTGATGGGGGGGAAAATCGTCGCCGGCGACGTGGTAGTTATTCGCTATGAAGGGCCGAAAGGGGGCCCCGGCATGCGAGAAATGCTGGCTCCGACGGCCACCCTCATGGGGCTGGGACTCGGCGATTCCGTGGCGCTCGTTACCGATGGTCGTTTCTCCGGGGGGACGCGAGGCCCCTGCATAGGCCATGTTTCTCCCGAGGCAGCGGAAGGGGGGCCCATCGCTCTGGTCGAAGAGGGCGATAGAATTCTGCTGGATATTCCGTCCCGGCGACTCGAGCTTCTAGTCGATGACGCTGTGCTCCTCGAGCGGAAAAAGCGCTGGAGTCCTCCCGAGCCGAAAATCAAGACGGGGTGGCTCGCCCGGTACGCCAAGGTTGTTACCTCGGCTTATACCGGAGCCGTCACGACCGCCGACTAA
- the rseP gene encoding RIP metalloprotease RseP: MLSVVSAIVVLGILIFVHELGHFIFAKLAGVGVEKFSLGFGPKVVGKKIGETEYLISAFPLGGYVKMVGEGGEEGEAELSEEEKARSFAGKPPLKRIAIVAAGPCFNLVFAWLVFIVIFMIGVPATTTRIGEVVKDKPAARAGIATNDQILSINGKKVSRWDDMAAVIAESKGAPLEIEVKRGEQVKTFRVVPESRTGKNIFGETVTSPVIGIVAAGDTVIDRFGPVDALLKGSGQTWNFIELTVVSLVKIVERAVPLNTIGGPIMIAKMAGQQAEAGVVSFLAFMALLSINLGVLNLLPIPILDGGHLVFNFWELVFRRPVSMRAREIAQQVGLALLLGLMVLAFYNDIVRYIVGQG; the protein is encoded by the coding sequence ATGCTCAGTGTAGTTTCCGCCATTGTTGTCCTCGGTATTCTAATCTTTGTCCACGAACTGGGCCATTTCATCTTTGCCAAGCTGGCCGGGGTCGGGGTCGAAAAGTTTTCTCTCGGCTTCGGCCCGAAGGTCGTCGGCAAGAAGATAGGCGAAACAGAATATCTGATTTCCGCGTTCCCTCTTGGCGGCTATGTGAAAATGGTCGGTGAAGGAGGCGAGGAGGGCGAGGCGGAGTTGAGCGAGGAAGAAAAGGCCCGCTCTTTTGCCGGGAAACCTCCCTTGAAGCGGATTGCCATCGTTGCTGCCGGTCCGTGCTTCAATCTTGTCTTCGCCTGGCTGGTCTTTATCGTGATATTCATGATCGGGGTGCCGGCAACAACGACCAGGATCGGCGAAGTGGTAAAGGACAAGCCGGCGGCCCGCGCCGGAATTGCCACGAACGACCAGATCCTGTCGATTAACGGTAAAAAGGTTTCCCGATGGGATGACATGGCGGCTGTTATCGCCGAAAGTAAGGGTGCCCCGCTGGAAATCGAGGTGAAGCGCGGGGAGCAGGTCAAAACGTTTCGCGTCGTCCCGGAAAGCCGAACCGGCAAGAATATCTTCGGCGAAACTGTAACTTCGCCGGTGATCGGAATCGTTGCCGCAGGCGATACCGTTATTGACCGGTTCGGACCGGTCGACGCTCTGCTCAAGGGGAGCGGGCAGACCTGGAATTTTATCGAGCTGACAGTTGTTTCGCTGGTAAAGATCGTTGAACGCGCCGTTCCTCTCAACACCATCGGTGGACCGATAATGATTGCGAAGATGGCCGGTCAGCAGGCAGAGGCGGGTGTAGTCAGCTTCCTTGCGTTCATGGCGCTGCTAAGTATCAACCTGGGAGTTTTGAACCTCCTGCCGATTCCGATTCTCGACGGCGGTCATCTCGTGTTCAATTTCTGGGAACTCGTCTTTCGCCGGCCGGTTAGCATGAGGGCCCGGGAAATTGCCCAGCAGGTCGGTCTCGCCCTGTTGCTGGGACTGATGGTACTGGCATTTTACAACGACATCGTCCGTTATATCGTGGGACAAGGATAA
- the tsaB gene encoding tRNA (adenosine(37)-N6)-threonylcarbamoyltransferase complex dimerization subunit type 1 TsaB — translation MNVLTVDTSTATCSVALSVAGRTRAEYLVECQRTLSERLLAATELVLTDSGLSLKDLDCFGVALGPGSFTGVRIGVATVKGLALATGTPVAGFSSLALLAMNLPLSTLPVCPMYDARKNEVYAGIYRCNPLPQSLVPDTVAPPERFLAQISEPTIFLGEGALRYRELIEAMLGQRAIFAPDCCHQPRASAGGVLALEELRAGNSIPLPLLNPAYIRPSEAELAKQRSETL, via the coding sequence GTGAACGTACTGACGGTCGACACTTCGACTGCAACCTGCAGTGTTGCGCTCAGCGTTGCGGGCCGAACCCGGGCCGAATATCTCGTCGAATGCCAACGGACACTGTCGGAACGTTTGCTGGCGGCGACAGAGTTGGTCTTGACCGACTCGGGTTTGTCCCTGAAGGATCTGGACTGCTTTGGTGTGGCACTTGGTCCCGGTTCATTCACCGGCGTTCGCATCGGCGTTGCGACGGTGAAAGGACTGGCACTTGCCACCGGCACACCGGTAGCTGGTTTTTCCTCGCTGGCACTCCTCGCCATGAATCTTCCCCTGTCGACCCTCCCGGTCTGCCCGATGTACGATGCCCGGAAAAATGAGGTCTATGCCGGCATTTACCGATGCAATCCGTTGCCGCAATCGCTTGTTCCCGATACCGTCGCTCCCCCCGAGCGGTTTTTGGCGCAGATTTCCGAGCCGACGATCTTTCTCGGCGAGGGGGCGCTTCGTTATCGTGAACTGATCGAGGCGATGTTGGGCCAGCGGGCAATTTTTGCGCCGGACTGTTGCCACCAGCCACGTGCCTCTGCCGGAGGCGTTCTGGCACTCGAAGAGCTCCGCGCCGGAAACTCGATCCCCTTGCCGTTACTCAATCCCGCCTACATCCGCCCGTCCGAGGCCGAACTGGCAAAGCAGCGGAGCGAAACGCTATAA